Below is a genomic region from Miscanthus floridulus cultivar M001 chromosome 1, ASM1932011v1, whole genome shotgun sequence.
TATATAGGGCTATCAAACTAATCTAAAACACCTCGCCACTTCTTAAGCCGATCCTCCCCTAAAAATGTCCAAACTATGCCTCGTCGAGACACCCTCCGACTTAAGAAACGACTACGTCATTCGTTCAGATTTGCGTCACTTTCGGTTTCCAAGCTACAACTAAGCTAGCTAGTGACTCTCGTACCCGACCACGGGTATTCACCGTCACCTACAAAGTTCGCACTACGAACTATATCAAAATCTCGCATAAGCGTTCTATTGcacttttgttcgataaaaatttacTTAGAACCCTAAACGATATAAAGTGACATGAAATATAGCATTTGTTTCGTGTTTTTAACAAACGTTTCAAGTTATGTACATTactttataccctatattacacacatccacagacaagtatgatgctcatgcagtgttttagtaaaaacagtacaatgtaacaccgagggtgttacaatcatCCTCCTCCACTCATTCCTGGTCTGATTCAAAACATGTCCTTATCCATTCCTGGTCTGATTATAAAATCATGTTCGGCTGGACAGGAACACATACCTCGCTGAACGCTTGCTGCTAGTGCACTTGCTGAACGCTTGCTGCTAGTGCACTTGCTGATTCAAAACCTAGCTGAACGCTTGCTGCTAGTGCACTTGTTGTCACAGAACAAGACTATTACTTCACATCAAAATAGGAAACAAAACCTCACAAGTTCACAGTTGCAATATTACATGGCACTGGAGAATAACATAGATctgtcaaaaaaaaattcaaatcacCATGCAAAGTAAACCCAACAGAATATCCAGGGCTACTGACAGCATGTATACATATCCAGGCATTTAACTGCCACAACagaatatgataagcttgaaacaattcaaatgaaaaacaagGGACTAAAATGAGAGAGAAGTAGCAAACAAGTGGCAAATAAAAATAGAGTCTTGATCAATAAGCTTCCTTTTAGTCTTCCACTCTTGATCAAGACAAAATAGAGTTTGAACGGGCGGAAGCATAAATCTCTCATAGAAGTTACAAGAACtctaggttatctagtgatgttGATAAATATGTGAAGACCTTAGACCTCCTGCACACTCAAACCTGGTAGATAAAAAGTTCAACATCAGTTCCAGTGGCATAACAAGTATTTGGATTCATAATCAGGAACAGTGACACATTAGATTAGCCCTAGCTCCTAACTAAAATTCTATTAGAGAACTGCAATTCCAAAAAATATATAATCCATTAACTCTAGCTCCTAACCAAAATAGGAATAGTCTTGATGATCATAGTGCCCCCGTTTGACTTACCCCATATCcggcttattcggcttcttttttcagccgaaacagtgtttttctctcacaacaattcagctagaacagtattttcagtcagtttcagccaacattcaacaagccgaacggggccagtaTAAATTATACTATGAGATCTCGCAGCAAGTTCTAAAATATAGAACTGAAAATTCTTTTATAGGTAAAATACAATAGTACATGTATAAGCCAGGAGTTAATTAAATTATATGCACTGCAAGGATAATAAGCAAGCAACGAGTACTACTAAAATTAAAGTAATAACCACTGCAGATGCCATTTGAAAATCAGAGTGCACAATCAAAATGGGTATTTGAAAAGGAGACTAGCATCTTCACAGAATAAGTGCACAAGCATGTAGCTGGGTACTGCTGTTGCTGTCACACCATCAGAGTGGCAGCAGCACATCAGAGGCCAGTAGTGTCCAACTCTAAATGATGCTTGAGAGATCTACAAGTAACAAAAAACCATTTGGTAAATCAAGACATCATCTAGATAATAATACCAGTAACAAGAGACCATACGGTGAAACTGAACTAGCTAGCTCTGAACAAACAACACAAAAGATTCAGTAACTAAACACACCATTATATCTGAGTAATTCTTGTGAGATCATTGAAAACCTGAGACAAGGACACTACTGCATACAAGAATAGTTCTTATAGCAATCAAAATAATACTAAGAAAACCTGATGGTGTAGCTACAATACAAACAGCAGAGAAATAAGACAAGGACACTTAGTCAGTAGTGAATTCACATTATAAGTAGCATTTTGAAATCAGGAACATATTCTACAAAATATACAAGGTGCTAGACCAATAATTTGGTCCATTGGCAGAAAAGCATACACTAAGTATCTAAAATGCACTGTTCATCCAAGTTGCACTGTTCTAGCTAATGACTAAACTGTACTACTGCTAAATTGAACTACTGAAAAAAGAAACTAACAGCCAATTGAAATTGAAAGCACGCGTACATAGAATAGAAAAATGGATAGAGAAATCTGAATCCTCCTGCAGTGTTCACCAAATCAGGTAGCCCATGAGTGGTCAATCAAAGATATACTGTATagtaattaattagataactgtCTTATATGCTTCATCAGTAACCGGCCAAAGCAATTGCATTGCTTGCTTTGCACAATGTCTTATATGCTTCATCAGTAACTGTCTGTCAGTTCCAGAGGGAGATATCACCGTGGCCCAAAGTCAAATGACCAACTCAGCAAGGAAAGAAAGCTTTGCACACAACAGAACTGAACATgggcatgcaatgcaatgcaatgcaatttgACAGACTGAACTCTACAGAGTGCTTCTTGGGTGGGCCCATACGTACATTGTACTACATGTATATACCATCACATGATGAATCTATAGGATTTGCTGGTTCTTGCTTGTGCTAGTAAATCAAATGGTTTACAGTGGCTAAAACTCCGATCCctttagaaattaattaacaGGGCCAGTGCATTGTAGTTGTAGCCGGCCGGTACCAAGTAAAAGTTTTTTTTATAGATACATCTAGCTATGTTAATAAATATGGTATTGCTAGAATGAATAATCATGTTTAGCATTAGCAACACAAGTATCTATCAAGAAGCTGATACGAATATGATAGATAGATGGTACATAGAAACAACTAGCACATAGATGGGTGTTGTTGATCTGATCTGATCACTAGTACCCATCAGGTGACGAGATGATGCATAAACATGATGTGTATAATCAGTAGAAATAGATCGGCGCCCACTTCTAACCCCCACGAACTGATCATCATCATTACCACCATCCTACTACCAGGACTCTCAACTAGAAATAGAGACAAGATCCAAGAACCCTAGAGAACCCTAAAGGAGGGAGAGAGGACGAGGACAAAGGGGAGAGTGAGGGAATCACCGGTGAGAAGGACGAGGAAGGGGGAGGACGTAGGGTTGTCGTCGCCTCACGCCGCCCCGCCGTCGCCTCTGTTGCGTCGTCGTGTGCTCGCGTCGTGGAGAAAGGGACCCGGCACCGATCCGGATGGTAGGAGGTGTGGTTCCGTTCCGGGCCGTGGAGACTGGAAAAAGAGTAGCCAGTTTTGGTTCCGGGACAGTTTTCGTTCCAGTCCGGCCCGAAACGAACGCACATTTTAGTTTTCATCCGGATTGGAAACGGGCCGCAGCAATCCACCCGGAACGAGCCCGGAAACAAGCCAATCCGGTAGAAACGAATGGGGCCTTAGGATTTGGAATCTATGTGACACGGTATTGTTTAACTCCAGCTTTTACTATATTGTACAAAGAGGCTCCTGCTGgtgaaaaaaatatatttttatcgTCTCCTAATTGCATGGAGCAACGAGCTTCATCACCAAAAAAAAACATTCTTCAAACAGCGTTGCTGATTTAGGCCTCGTTTGCCTCAGTTTTTTCAGTAGCTTTATGAGTTATTTGAAATTGTTTTATGCCAAACAGATTCACATGTGACACTTCTCAAAACCTGCTGTCATAAGACTGTTCACAACGTGAGCGGTGCGAAAAAGAATCTCCGCACTATGTTCATTCTGATGCCCAGAAAGCATGAAATCGATCTACATCGATGTTTGAGTGCATGTGGGTCCAAAGTTGTCAGAACTTTACATGATTTCCTTCCTTGCCTTCACACATCCATCAATTGAAAAATAATTGTTTATTTGTTTAGCACCGAAGCAAGAATACTTGATGCTTGCAATTTTTCCTTCAGCATCGGATTGCATGACTCGATGCTTCATCATTCTCTTTCTTCCTTCATCATCGGTAAAAACCAACGAACCTTTGTATACGCAACGATGGTGCTGGGAGTCAGACGTCGTCTACACCGAACGCCCCTGTCGGTGGACCCGACATACAGAAGCTGCCGTTCTTATCCATTCCATCTGCTCCCTTCCATTGACCGTACCGTAGAGTAAAAAATTCACACATCACTGTAGCTCCGCTCTCCGTCACGGCTCCCGCACGCCTCCCTCTCTACCGCGCCTCCCGCCGGCCTTCCTCTCCACCGCTGCCTGGGCCCGCACCTGCACcgcgcgcgcgtgctccccaTGGCCGCACTGTCACGGTGTGCTCGCTGCACGAGACCGCACTACCCGACTGCTGTTGTCGCCTCCATCGTGTGTGCCCTATCGCCGGGGGCCGCACAGCCTCTCGCCCGCCGCTGccatcctccttctccaccgcgacCGCACAACGGGGATCCCGTTGTGCCATGCTCCGCCCGCCTGGCGGCCATGTTTTGCTGAAAGCGcacgttgcaagcgtatgttttgagtgtttcagatgtttcaaaggtatgttgtaagtgtttcaaatggacattgcaaaagtagattgggatgttacatatgttgcaatggttgtacacgtatgttacaAAGGTCTGTTACCAATGTTTTATCTATGTTTTctggacgcatgttgcaagtgtgtttatctggatgttgcatgtgtttttatctagatgttgcgtatggttgcaatggttttcaaagtgtttcagaagcatttttaagtgtttcatctgtctttagaCGTATATTGCAACCGTTGTATTTGGATATTTCAAAagcagatcgggtgttgcatctctccgGCCTCCTCGTCTTCCACTGCATCGTCTCGGTGTGTCCTCCTCCTGGCGCCGGCAGGGCATCCATACGACGTTGTGGCCGGGTCCTTCCGAGTCAGAGGCACCACCTCCTTCCCCCTTGTCGCTTGGGCGGCACGGCCCTGCATGGAGTGCGCGAAATGGAGTGCAGCGCGGGGACATATGTacagacgtccgggcgctagctagCGCCCTACGTATATGTAAAACTATTTTGTCAAACTTTCACCAAAAATAACTTCAGGCTCTACCAATAGAGCGAGTTGAACAGTCCATGAgagcatttttttttaaaaaaaaaaaactgcttttTTGGTGAAACGGGCGTGTGGCAAACAGAACCTTAGCTTTGGCCAGACTTTATATCCATGTTGTACAGTCTACCGGCTACCGGCTGCACCATGATGCGATGATGATATTGTGATGTGCCACGCTCTGCTCCGTGGCCCGTGGGGGCGTCGTCGTGTGGAAGACGACGATCCCGCGGTGACATGTGTGGATGCCCAGCCTTCCCACGTATCAAAATCCGCACTCCCCATTGGCCGGCCTCATATCCCCTTATCCACTTCGCCACCCGCGGTCTCGGCCACCACCCCTTGTCCTCTTAGCTGCATGCTAGCGCGGCGCCCTCCATCCAGTCCAGTGCTCTCTCCTCTTGCGAGATTCGCTTGCTCGATCCTTCCTTCCAAGAAGCAGcgcccatggccatggccacgcaagCCTCCGCCGCCACGCGCCACCTGCTGGCCGCCGCCTGGGCGAAACCACGGCAGCTGAGCTCGCAGCTCGcgatgccgccgccgtcgtcctcccGCGGGCCGGCCCCGCTCCGCGCGTCCGCCGAGGAGGTGGTGACCGAGGAGGCGCCCAAGGGGTTCGTGCCCCCGCAGCTGGACCCCAACACGCCGTCGCCGATCTTCGGCGGCAGCACGGGCGGGCTGCTCCGCAAGGCGCAGGTGGAGGAGTTCTACGTCATCACGTGGACGTCCCCGAAGGAGCAGGTGTTCGAGATGCCCACGGGCGGCGCCGCCATCATGCGGGAGGGGCCCAACCTCCTGAAGCTGGCGCGCAAGGAGCAGTGCCTGGCGCTCGGCACCAGGCTGCGCTCCAAGTACAAGATCAACTACCAGTTCTACCGCGTCTTCCCCAACGGCGAGGTGCAGTACCTCCACCCCAAGGACGGCGTCTACCCGGAGAAGGTCAACGCCGGCAGGCAGGGCGTCGGGCAGAACTTCCGCAGCATCGGCAAGAACGTCAACCCCATCGACGTCAAGTTCACCGGCAAGAACACCTTCGACATCTAATCCATCGCATGCATCACGTACGGCCGGCGACCCAAATTGAAGgacttgcttgttcttcttcttatatGAATTATAAGTTAGCGGTGGTGCCATGGTTTGATAGATGATCCATGTGtaattttattatcaagttttcTTGGTGACCGTGGAGGCGCAGCGTGGATTATATGTATGTTCATTTGCTCGTCATAACGTTGCTTCTTTGCATAACACCGATCCATGATCATCGTTAGTAATTTAGTCCTATATGTACGTATATATTCATTCACTCCGTCCAAAACAACTAGTATACATATTTAAAGTCATAAGTACATGTTAATATTAATTAATAGTATATAAATTTAATCGATCTTAAACAAGTTTGACTCAGTTTATTGATCCTAAAATTGCATCATGATATGAATATGTTCCAAAAATCAGACAGTAATCAACTATTGATTCAACACCTACAAGTTACAACGACACTACTCCGCTTATCCTAGCTACGCCTGAATTTTTCGAACAAGCATGCCACTTGCTTGTAAGACAAAATCAGGTGTTGTTTAGTGTTTAGTGCTTAGTGCATGGAATTATAGTGTACAAAAATTTGTGTATCTTAGAGGATTTTAATGTAGATGCTTTAGTTACACCAACTCTGTCTCTAGTGTGTTTTATCTAAAAAAATCATAATATTGTGTATCGTGTACAATTATTTTTATTAAGGGACTGTTTTGATCCTTTCATTTGGAtaaattgaaatctacttaataaactAGGCTATTTAGCTTGGAATTTAACATTCCACCACTTtacaaagttcacatataagcctatctcaaatttatagggtgggagatggaaattaattctatagatcaccgtgctatgtttctactttgcaaTTTATAACATGCTCTTCAACTCGCTCTTTTACGGTATaaatgcaacacataagtatctctctcatatagccaacaataatataaaaatataatccatatacaaccatattagcttaattattaTGTGTCTAAATTTTGATTATTAAAATGAAGTCAATTCTAAGAATCCAAACGCGGCCTAAGATTTAAGTGTATAGATCTGCATACAATTATGAAAAACAATAGATCCATAATCATTCGAGGAGGACGGTATCCTAGAATGCACACACAAATATGTGTTTAAGCATGGTCACCAAAAAGAATATACGGTGTAAAAGTATTTTATCTCTTCAATGTCTTATTTCATTTTGTTGTTTCGAACACATAAGCTTGAGAATATTATTATGGCAGAAATAAATACTCATTTAGTTTTATCTAGATGAAACCTCTTTTTTCTCGTATTTTATCTCTTCAAAGTCTTATTTCAATTTGTTGTTTCCATAACATAAGCTAGAGAATACTGTGGCAAAAATAGGAGCTCATTTTATCTCTCgctttattttttatctcattaaAACTACTGAGATGGCAACACATTTAATGAGAATTAAACCCTAGGACTAAACTTAGTGTTAAGGGCACCAGCTGTGTATGAAAAAGGAGGTCCTAATAAGTAAATTAATGCACGACTTTATAAAAATAGAGGTACTTAGAAACTTAAGTATCGACCATAGGCTGTTGTTGCCTCCATCGCTAGTCACAAGGACCAGATAAAAgtggattttttttctattttaaatCGGGCTCACTTTAAGGACCACTTCCCTCGTATTGTGGTAGAGAAATTAATGTCTACATCTATTACAAAATAAAAGAATTTTGCAAATGGAGCATAATCAGTTGGTTAGGTTATGTCACAAAAAAAGGTTTCTTATAGTAAAACATGTCTACCTAAGCTTGAGCTTTCAAGTTAGTATGGGCGGTCGGATTTTCATTATTATCCCAATAGTATCTATCGCCTTAATCTCTTTTATAAAATTTATAGAAGTGGAATGTGTCTATGCATATTCACAGAGATGAGTATGTGTGCACTTATATATGAGTGTCGTAATGTTTTTCTTTTACGGAATACAAGAATACATGTATTCTTTTTCTTTATCACAATTTAAGCTATGAGTCACCTCCGATACGTGGGCCTACCCGTTGAGATTTTATAATGGTGTTTCAAGAAAGCCACATGTGTAAAATTGTATTTTGTCTTTTCAATGTTTTGTTTCATTTTGTTGTTTCAACAACATAAGTTAGAGAATATTGTGGCAGAAACAACTCATTTAGTTTTGTCTAGATGAAACCTCTTTCTTCTCTTGCTTATTTTTCCATCTCATTAAAACTGTTGACATGACAACCTATTTAATGAGAATTAAACCCTAGGGCTAAACTTAGTGTTAAAGGCACCATCAATATATGAAAAAGGAGGCCCTAAGAAGATTAATGTCCAAGCTTATAAATAAATGTCTTTACCAACTTAAAAGATCAATGTTTTATACATTAGAAGGGTCAACCTCAAAGGAGGCATTAGACAAAAAAAACTTGAAGATTGACCATAGG
It encodes:
- the LOC136479219 gene encoding photosystem I reaction center subunit II, chloroplastic-like, which produces MAMATQASAATRHLLAAAWAKPRQLSSQLAMPPPSSSRGPAPLRASAEEVVTEEAPKGFVPPQLDPNTPSPIFGGSTGGLLRKAQVEEFYVITWTSPKEQVFEMPTGGAAIMREGPNLLKLARKEQCLALGTRLRSKYKINYQFYRVFPNGEVQYLHPKDGVYPEKVNAGRQGVGQNFRSIGKNVNPIDVKFTGKNTFDI